From Nycticebus coucang isolate mNycCou1 chromosome 6, mNycCou1.pri, whole genome shotgun sequence, the proteins below share one genomic window:
- the LOC128588402 gene encoding granzyme B-like, with product MMQPLLLPLLLAFLLPPRAEAGEIIGGHEAVPHSRPYMAFLQFWYQEKQYQCGGFLIREDFVLTAAHCWGSSMNVTLGAHNIWRWEETQQFIRVRRRIPHPDYNDSTLANDIMLLQLERKAKWNAAVQPIRLPRVTGGVMPGMVCSVAGWGWTAPQGPSSDTLQEVTLAVQKDQECEFHYHNSYIRATQICVGDPKLKKSSFLGDSGGPLVCNNVAQGIVSYGMEDGRPPVAYTKVASFLPWIEETMRSLHLQEAD from the exons ATGATGCAGCCGCTCCTGCTCCCGCTCCTGCTGGCCTTCCTCCTGCCCCccagggcagaggcag GGGAGATCATCGGGGGACATGAGGCTGTACCCCACTCCCGTCCCTACATGGCCTTTCTTCAGTTCTGGTATCAAGAGAAACAGTACCAGTGTGGCGGTTTCCTGATACGAGAAGACTTCGTGCTGACAGCTGCTCACTGTTGGGGAAG CTCCATGAATGTCACCCTGGGAGCCCACAAcatctggaggtgggaggagaccCAGCAGTTCATCCGTGTGAGAAGACGCATTCCCCACCCAGACTATAATGATAGCACCTTGGCCAATGACATCATGCTGCTGCAG CTGGAGAGAAAGGCCAAGTGGAATGCAGCTGTGCAGCCCATCAGGCTGCCCAGGGTCACAGGTGGAGTGATGCCAGGGATGGTGTGCAGtgtggcaggctggggctggactgCTCCACAGGGCCCATCCTCAGACACGCTGCAGGAGGTGACGCTGGCAGTGCAGAAGGACCAGGAGTGTGAATTCCACTACCACAATAGTTACATCAGGGCCACGCAGATTTGTGTGGGGGACCCAAAGCTAAAAAAGTCTTCCTTTCTG GGTGACTCCGGGGGCCCTCTGGTGTGTAACAATGTGGCCCAGGGCATTGTCTCCTATGGGATGGAGGATGGGAGGCCTCCAGTAGCCTACACCAAGGTCGCAAGTTTCCTACCCTGGATAGAAGAAACCATGAGAAGCCTCCATCTGCAGGAAGCAGACTAA